In a genomic window of Agarivorans albus:
- the purH gene encoding bifunctional phosphoribosylaminoimidazolecarboxamide formyltransferase/IMP cyclohydrolase produces the protein MENARPIRRALISVSDKTGIIEFSRSLAQQGVEILSTGGTAKLLAENGIEVIEVSNYTGFPEMMDGRVKTLHPKVHGGILGRRGTDDEVMNNHGINAIDMVVVNLYPFAATVANPDCSLEDAVENIDIGGPTMVRSAAKNHKDVTIVVNASDYDRVLAEMAANDKSLTHATRFDLAIAAFEHTAAYDGMIANYFGTMVPSYGDNKEGDEDSKFPRTFNSQFVKKQDMRYGENSHQAAAFYVENNIEEASVSTATQLQGKALSFNNIADTDAALECVKEFDEPCCVIVKHANPCGVALGGNIQEAYERAYKTDPTSAFGGIIAFNRELDADTAEAIVSRQFVEVIIAPKISEAAAQIVAAKKNVRLLECGEWSTKTTGLQLKRVNGGLLVQDRDQGMVTQDELSVVSKRQPSEEELRDALFCWKVAKYVKSNAIVYAKGNMTIGVGAGQMSRVYSAKIAGIKAADEKLEVAGSVMASDAFFPFRDGIDAAAEAGITCVIQPGGSMRDDEVIAAADEHGMAMVFTGMRHFYH, from the coding sequence ATGGAAAACGCTCGACCGATTCGACGTGCACTGATTAGTGTTTCAGATAAAACAGGCATTATCGAATTCTCACGATCTTTAGCCCAACAAGGTGTAGAGATCTTATCTACTGGTGGCACCGCAAAATTACTGGCCGAAAACGGCATCGAAGTTATTGAAGTATCTAACTACACTGGCTTCCCAGAAATGATGGATGGACGTGTTAAAACTTTACATCCAAAAGTACACGGTGGCATTTTAGGTCGACGCGGTACCGATGATGAAGTGATGAACAACCACGGCATTAATGCTATCGATATGGTTGTTGTTAACCTTTATCCTTTTGCAGCAACAGTAGCCAACCCAGATTGTAGCCTTGAAGATGCAGTAGAAAACATCGACATCGGCGGCCCAACTATGGTGCGTAGTGCGGCTAAAAACCACAAAGACGTAACCATTGTGGTTAATGCATCAGACTACGATCGCGTACTCGCCGAAATGGCAGCCAACGATAAGTCGCTAACTCACGCTACTCGCTTTGATTTAGCCATTGCAGCCTTTGAACATACCGCAGCTTACGACGGCATGATCGCCAACTACTTTGGTACTATGGTACCTAGCTACGGTGACAACAAAGAAGGCGACGAAGACAGCAAGTTCCCACGTACCTTCAACAGCCAATTCGTTAAAAAGCAAGACATGCGCTATGGTGAAAACAGCCACCAAGCAGCAGCTTTTTATGTTGAAAACAACATTGAAGAAGCTTCAGTATCTACTGCCACTCAACTTCAAGGTAAAGCCTTGTCGTTTAACAACATTGCCGATACTGATGCTGCACTAGAATGTGTGAAAGAATTCGACGAGCCTTGCTGTGTAATTGTAAAACACGCAAACCCATGTGGCGTAGCGCTAGGTGGCAATATTCAAGAAGCTTACGAGCGCGCATACAAAACCGATCCAACTTCTGCCTTTGGCGGCATTATTGCCTTTAACCGCGAGTTAGATGCCGATACTGCTGAAGCCATTGTGTCTCGCCAGTTTGTAGAAGTAATCATTGCCCCTAAAATTTCTGAAGCCGCTGCACAAATTGTTGCTGCTAAGAAAAACGTACGTTTATTAGAGTGTGGCGAATGGTCAACTAAAACCACCGGTTTGCAGCTTAAGCGTGTTAACGGCGGCTTATTGGTTCAAGATCGCGACCAAGGCATGGTAACTCAAGACGAACTAAGCGTTGTTAGCAAGCGCCAGCCTAGCGAAGAAGAGTTGCGTGATGCACTATTCTGCTGGAAGGTAGCCAAGTATGTTAAGTCTAACGCCATTGTTTACGCAAAAGGCAACATGACTATTGGCGTGGGCGCGGGCCAAATGAGCCGCGTATATAGCGCTAAAATTGCTGGCATTAAAGCCGCCGACGAGAAGCTAGAAGTAGCAGGCAGCGTAATGGCATCGGATGCATTCTTCCCATTCCGCGATGGTATCGACGCAGCAGCTGAAGCTGGCATCACTTGTGTGATTCAGCCTGGTGGCTCAATGCGTGATGACGAAGTGATTGCAGCAGCCGATGAACATGGCATGGCCATGGTGTTCACTGGCATGCGCCACTTCTACCACTAA
- a CDS encoding sensor domain-containing diguanylate cyclase → MADRKTAPPQFKTKYIKLGTVVAMVSIFSLAILAIVFTALENIEQEVEHKVKESLQTVLRATQEAHHIWIQHRLLELSNAAQSESVVRSASIISQPDSPSIMRANAEASVKRSFALMMETYQDKAYWLSDLNGQVLYSNRSRDIHQTHPLFEFKTDKMEQVLTGETLFITGLPQQTKHSNNMYFSAPVFNADKQLQAVLIVSVNQSDHFSRITQLGRIWDSGETYAFDRNGLMLSASRFNEQLHRLGLLEPGQDAINNLHITDPNSANHENSKTLTLMAQSATQGITSYNLKGYPDYRGIQVVGAWTWQPTYDFGLTTEIDKAEAFQIYYRTRNIVLLGIISSLLVAVSLFLLLYFSQRNAKQDLRQARMVLEDRVKERTADLEASQQELRTAYRELEKLAVTDSLTGIPNRRCADEFLEQEWRRAQRGGYPITIMLIDIDHFKQYNDHYGHPAGDVCLEKVAQTLIATGICKRPGDLIARYGGEEFIAILSNSDFDYAEFSAKRLVKAINKAEIPHQFSLVEKQNHITISVGVSIAESADIGLTEIIDLADKALYLSKQNGRNTFRFQLPPADSSTLHIDSSSKVD, encoded by the coding sequence ATGGCCGACAGAAAGACCGCTCCACCTCAGTTCAAGACAAAATACATAAAGCTCGGAACCGTTGTGGCAATGGTGTCTATATTCAGCTTGGCTATTTTGGCGATTGTCTTTACCGCGCTTGAAAACATTGAACAAGAAGTAGAACACAAGGTTAAAGAGTCACTGCAAACGGTACTGCGAGCAACTCAAGAAGCCCACCATATCTGGATTCAGCACCGGCTTTTGGAATTAAGCAATGCTGCTCAGTCAGAGTCGGTAGTGCGTTCTGCTAGCATAATTAGTCAGCCAGACAGCCCCTCAATCATGCGCGCCAACGCAGAAGCCAGCGTTAAGCGAAGCTTTGCGCTGATGATGGAGACCTATCAAGATAAAGCTTATTGGTTAAGTGACTTAAACGGGCAGGTGCTCTATTCCAATAGGTCTAGAGACATCCACCAAACTCACCCCTTGTTTGAATTTAAAACCGACAAAATGGAGCAAGTACTCACCGGCGAAACCTTATTTATTACCGGCTTGCCGCAACAAACTAAACACAGTAACAACATGTACTTTAGTGCCCCGGTATTTAATGCAGATAAGCAGTTACAAGCGGTGCTTATTGTGAGTGTTAACCAAAGTGACCACTTCAGTCGAATTACTCAATTGGGTCGAATTTGGGACTCTGGTGAAACTTACGCTTTTGATCGCAATGGCTTAATGCTTTCGGCAAGTCGCTTTAATGAGCAGCTGCACCGCTTAGGCTTGCTGGAACCAGGTCAAGATGCCATCAACAATTTGCATATCACTGATCCCAACTCAGCCAACCACGAGAACAGTAAAACCCTCACTTTGATGGCCCAAAGCGCCACCCAAGGAATTACCAGTTACAACCTTAAAGGCTATCCCGACTATCGGGGGATACAAGTAGTGGGAGCTTGGACATGGCAACCCACTTATGATTTTGGCTTAACCACCGAAATCGACAAAGCCGAAGCTTTTCAAATTTATTATCGAACCCGCAACATCGTGCTGCTGGGTATCATCAGCTCTTTGCTGGTAGCGGTGAGCTTATTTTTATTACTCTACTTTAGCCAACGCAACGCAAAACAAGACTTGCGCCAAGCAAGAATGGTATTGGAAGATCGAGTAAAAGAGCGCACGGCGGATTTAGAAGCCTCGCAACAGGAGCTACGCACCGCCTATCGCGAACTAGAAAAACTGGCGGTTACCGACAGCCTTACCGGCATTCCTAACCGGCGTTGTGCCGATGAATTTCTTGAACAAGAATGGCGACGCGCCCAGCGTGGTGGCTACCCCATTACTATTATGCTTATCGACATTGACCACTTTAAACAATACAACGACCACTATGGCCACCCAGCTGGCGACGTATGTTTAGAGAAAGTGGCTCAAACCTTAATTGCTACGGGGATTTGTAAACGTCCGGGCGATCTTATCGCTCGCTACGGTGGTGAGGAGTTTATTGCGATTTTGAGCAATAGTGATTTCGACTATGCGGAATTCTCTGCCAAGCGACTAGTAAAGGCCATTAACAAGGCCGAAATTCCACACCAGTTTAGTTTGGTAGAAAAGCAAAATCACATCACTATCAGTGTGGGCGTATCCATTGCCGAAAGTGCTGATATAGGTTTAACAGAGATTATAGATTTGGCCGATAAAGCACTCTACTTGAGCAAGCAAAACGGCCGCAATACCTTTCGTTTTCAACTGCCACCAGCTGATTCATCCACATTACACATAGATTCAAGCTCAAAGGTAGATTGA
- a CDS encoding DUF6435 family protein translates to MFSFLKPNPLKRKRQKYDALLESAMLAQRRGDIMTYSMLSADADELWKEIEQLESQQK, encoded by the coding sequence ATGTTTAGTTTTCTAAAACCTAACCCGCTTAAGCGCAAGCGCCAAAAGTACGATGCATTGTTGGAGTCTGCAATGCTGGCTCAGCGGCGTGGCGACATTATGACTTACTCAATGTTAAGTGCCGATGCTGACGAACTATGGAAAGAAATAGAGCAACTTGAATCACAGCAAAAATAA
- the soxR gene encoding redox-sensitive transcriptional activator SoxR, translating into MQDRPKQALSVGIVAKRCGIKVSTLHFYETKGLINSWRNHGNQRRYHPDVLRRVSVIKAAQKMGISLAEIKAAFAKLPNQRTPNKTDWEALSQQWRDILNQRIKQLENLRDSLTGCIGCGCLSMKSCPLYNPDDQLASEGQGPVILNRNNQSS; encoded by the coding sequence ATGCAAGATCGACCTAAACAGGCCTTGTCTGTTGGTATTGTGGCTAAACGCTGTGGTATTAAGGTGTCTACACTGCACTTTTACGAAACTAAAGGTTTAATTAATAGTTGGCGTAATCACGGTAATCAGCGGCGCTATCATCCCGATGTACTGCGGCGGGTATCGGTCATTAAGGCTGCTCAAAAAATGGGGATAAGTTTGGCAGAGATAAAAGCAGCTTTCGCCAAACTCCCCAATCAACGTACCCCTAATAAAACCGACTGGGAAGCGCTCTCACAGCAATGGCGCGATATACTAAACCAACGTATCAAACAGCTGGAGAATTTACGCGACTCCCTCACTGGCTGCATCGGATGTGGTTGTTTATCCATGAAAAGCTGCCCGCTCTATAACCCCGATGACCAACTCGCCAGCGAAGGACAAGGACCGGTTATTTTAAACCGCAATAACCAGTCCTCATAA
- a CDS encoding VOC family protein, with protein MQLEHLNLVVKDMQQTLAFYQAAFPHWQVRGEGKQTWYGVERHWLHFGDDDQYLTFNDQGYGENRPLEGNQIGMAHFAYITADLDGLITRMLNAGFQIHHEGAQSSHRRNVYFRDPNNFEVEFVEYSSDLPEERNRYE; from the coding sequence ATGCAATTAGAACATCTGAACTTAGTGGTAAAAGACATGCAGCAAACCTTGGCTTTTTATCAGGCGGCTTTTCCTCATTGGCAAGTGAGAGGAGAGGGTAAGCAAACTTGGTATGGGGTAGAGCGGCATTGGTTACATTTTGGCGATGATGACCAATACCTTACGTTTAACGATCAAGGTTATGGGGAGAATCGGCCGCTTGAAGGGAATCAAATAGGTATGGCGCATTTTGCTTATATTACGGCTGATTTAGACGGTTTAATTACTCGTATGTTAAATGCAGGCTTTCAGATTCACCATGAAGGGGCCCAAAGTAGCCATCGTCGTAATGTGTATTTTCGCGATCCGAATAACTTTGAAGTGGAGTTTGTTGAGTATTCATCAGACTTGCCCGAAGAGCGTAATCGTTACGAGTAG
- the zntR gene encoding Zn(2+)-responsive transcriptional regulator codes for MYKIGELAKLSGLTVETLRFYERKGLLVPTARGENLYRMYSKQDLARLRFIQRAKQAGLSIKDILELLTLREHAETASCNDVSNVVGQKLAKVQQQLAELKAFETTLKTLHDACCGGEESARSCSILKALDDAIE; via the coding sequence ATGTACAAGATTGGTGAGCTAGCAAAGCTAAGTGGTTTGACGGTGGAAACCTTGCGTTTTTACGAACGCAAAGGTTTGTTGGTGCCGACTGCACGTGGCGAGAACCTCTACCGTATGTACAGCAAGCAAGATTTAGCGCGGTTGAGGTTTATCCAGCGCGCTAAACAAGCCGGTTTATCAATAAAAGATATATTGGAGCTACTTACTCTGCGAGAGCATGCAGAAACCGCCAGCTGTAACGATGTTAGCAATGTTGTAGGGCAAAAACTGGCTAAGGTGCAGCAGCAACTAGCAGAGCTAAAAGCCTTCGAAACAACCCTTAAAACTCTTCACGATGCCTGCTGTGGCGGAGAAGAAAGTGCACGTTCCTGTTCAATACTAAAGGCCTTAGATGATGCTATTGAATAA
- a CDS encoding SO_0444 family Cu/Zn efflux transporter gives MMLLNNFINLFLSAAPWLFLGFVIAASLKLGLPSRWLAKHLGNSKASTTVKAAFIGAPLPLCSCGVIPAAMGLRRAGASKSATTSFLIATPETGVDSVAVSYALLGPVMAVVRPIAAIVSAIVAGLLVGKGEDESASTTEVKSCCSGKNSCASEVKPSPAQSRKKVNTKQWLQSFVELVEDSYLWLVLGLVFAALIQTYLPESFMTRWGQGWITMVIMVLVGIPMYICATASTPIAAGLIIAGISPGAALVFMLAGPATNIATLMLVRQEMGMRALVAYLVGVVASAMAFGWGLDWAVAQWQWQVNPVEWQEHQLVTSWWVLSSSAVIAVLMAVAGIKDARQRWFSATV, from the coding sequence ATGATGCTATTGAATAACTTTATAAACCTTTTCTTAAGCGCAGCCCCATGGTTGTTTTTGGGCTTTGTGATTGCAGCTAGCCTTAAGTTAGGCTTACCTAGCCGTTGGTTAGCTAAGCACTTGGGTAACAGTAAAGCCAGCACCACAGTTAAAGCCGCATTTATTGGTGCGCCGCTGCCTTTGTGTTCTTGTGGGGTGATTCCCGCGGCCATGGGATTGCGCCGCGCTGGCGCGTCTAAAAGTGCCACTACCTCATTTTTAATTGCCACTCCAGAAACTGGGGTAGATTCAGTAGCCGTTTCTTATGCCCTGTTAGGGCCGGTAATGGCGGTTGTGAGGCCAATCGCGGCAATAGTAAGTGCAATTGTAGCCGGCTTATTGGTTGGCAAAGGCGAGGACGAGTCAGCCAGCACTACCGAGGTTAAAAGCTGTTGTAGTGGCAAAAATAGTTGTGCCAGTGAGGTCAAGCCTTCGCCAGCGCAGAGCAGGAAAAAAGTTAATACCAAACAATGGCTGCAAAGTTTTGTAGAGTTAGTGGAAGATAGCTACTTGTGGCTAGTGTTGGGCTTAGTCTTTGCGGCACTCATTCAAACTTACTTGCCCGAAAGCTTTATGACTCGATGGGGGCAAGGATGGATCACCATGGTGATAATGGTGTTGGTGGGGATCCCCATGTACATTTGTGCCACTGCTTCAACCCCAATTGCCGCGGGCTTAATTATTGCGGGTATTTCTCCAGGAGCTGCCTTGGTATTTATGTTGGCTGGCCCAGCCACTAACATCGCAACACTAATGTTGGTTCGCCAAGAAATGGGCATGCGGGCATTAGTCGCTTATTTGGTTGGGGTGGTTGCTAGTGCTATGGCATTTGGTTGGGGATTAGATTGGGCCGTTGCTCAATGGCAGTGGCAAGTAAACCCGGTAGAGTGGCAAGAGCATCAACTTGTTACTAGCTGGTGGGTCTTGAGTAGTAGTGCCGTGATTGCAGTATTGATGGCTGTTGCGGGGATTAAAGATGCACGGCAGCGCTGGTTTAGCGCTACCGTATAA
- a CDS encoding META domain-containing protein: MNKQLLIGLTLTLGLAGCASKQSEPSMDLADSRWYMTGDFYNIADIKLPAFTLEENENGFKISGTTGCNNFFGQAEWDGKQLNVTQPIGMTRMLCDDMANKIEMEFVQALEKPLVSDGENLRLNNGAMFKRVPKS; the protein is encoded by the coding sequence ATGAATAAACAGCTACTTATTGGCTTAACTTTAACCCTAGGTTTAGCCGGCTGTGCCAGTAAACAATCGGAGCCAAGCATGGACTTAGCAGATAGCCGTTGGTATATGACGGGTGATTTCTACAACATTGCAGATATTAAGCTGCCAGCATTTACCTTAGAAGAAAATGAAAATGGCTTTAAAATTTCTGGCACCACAGGCTGCAATAACTTTTTTGGCCAGGCAGAGTGGGATGGAAAGCAACTCAACGTTACCCAACCAATAGGCATGACCCGCATGTTGTGTGACGATATGGCAAACAAAATTGAAATGGAATTTGTGCAAGCGCTAGAAAAACCCTTAGTGAGTGATGGCGAGAACTTACGCTTAAACAACGGTGCAATGTTTAAGCGCGTACCTAAAAGCTAA
- the udp gene encoding uridine phosphorylase has product MNQQASVFHLGLNPEMLKGATLAIIPGDPQRVERIASLLEEPEFLASQREFTSYLGKLDGTPVVVCSTGIGGPSTSIAVEELAQLGIRTFLRVGTTGAIQPHINVGDVIVTTASVRLDGASSHFAPMQFPAVADFSCMQALNSAALDAKATCHVGVTASSDTFYPGQERYDTVSGRVVKAFQGSMEEWQAMGVLNFEMESATLFTMCASQGLKAGCVAGVIVNRTQQEIPDESLMKNTEHQAVNIVVEAARKMLG; this is encoded by the coding sequence ATGAACCAGCAAGCGAGTGTATTTCATCTTGGCTTAAACCCAGAGATGCTAAAAGGCGCAACTTTAGCCATTATTCCTGGCGACCCGCAGCGCGTAGAACGTATTGCCTCGTTATTAGAAGAACCGGAATTTTTAGCCTCGCAGCGTGAATTTACCTCTTACCTAGGTAAATTGGACGGTACACCCGTTGTAGTATGTTCAACCGGCATTGGCGGGCCGTCCACTTCAATTGCAGTTGAAGAGCTGGCACAACTAGGTATTCGCACCTTCTTGCGGGTAGGTACTACCGGCGCTATTCAGCCACATATTAATGTGGGTGATGTAATCGTAACTACCGCTTCGGTTCGCTTAGACGGCGCCAGCAGCCACTTTGCTCCCATGCAGTTTCCTGCGGTAGCCGACTTTTCTTGTATGCAAGCCTTAAATAGTGCGGCATTAGACGCCAAGGCAACCTGCCATGTGGGTGTAACTGCTTCTAGCGATACCTTTTACCCAGGCCAAGAGCGTTACGACACGGTGTCTGGCCGCGTAGTTAAAGCCTTCCAAGGTTCAATGGAAGAATGGCAAGCCATGGGCGTACTTAACTTTGAAATGGAAAGCGCCACTTTATTTACTATGTGTGCCTCGCAAGGCTTAAAAGCAGGCTGTGTAGCAGGCGTGATTGTGAATAGAACCCAGCAAGAGATCCCAGACGAAAGCTTGATGAAAAACACCGAACACCAAGCAGTAAACATTGTTGTTGAAGCCGCACGTAAGATGCTCGGCTAA
- a CDS encoding MBOAT family O-acyltransferase, whose amino-acid sequence MLFNSYAFVFLFLPTVCLVYFWIGNRGHHRVAVSWLVGASLFFYGWWNPAYLGLIMGSMLFNYAIGVQLNHRASGHSNRKLILVFGITLNLALLAYYKYANFFVDNFNLVISGNIHLESIVLPLAISFFTFQQVAYLIDAYREETREYNFLQYCLFVTFFPQLIAGPIVHHKEMMPQFLDDSCYQYNPKKVATGLCLFILGLAKKVLIADELSVYVSQVFTAAEQGVVLAPIEAWYGALSYTFQLYFDFSGYADMAIGVALLFGISLPFNFNSPYKSLNIIEFWRRWHITLSRFLRDYVYIPLGGNRLGSFRRYQNLLITMLLGGLWHGAGWTFIIWGGMHGVMLVVNHQWHQLTRFKANYYLPRQVSIGISWLITFTCVVFAWVVFRAESLEVAMQIWKSMLGLSPFYDSSGSLFYNDLFRKHFSVTKWILGLTVAVLVLPNSLQIVGLLPGADKVRFRANFVWAVLISILALHVILNMNNVSEFLYFRF is encoded by the coding sequence ATGCTATTTAATTCTTACGCTTTTGTTTTCCTATTTTTACCCACTGTATGCTTAGTGTATTTTTGGATTGGAAACCGAGGGCATCATCGGGTTGCTGTTTCTTGGTTGGTGGGGGCATCTTTATTTTTTTACGGATGGTGGAACCCAGCGTATTTGGGACTCATTATGGGGTCTATGTTGTTCAATTACGCAATAGGGGTGCAACTTAATCATCGTGCAAGTGGCCATTCGAATAGAAAGCTGATTCTGGTTTTTGGAATAACTTTGAACCTGGCTTTATTGGCTTATTATAAGTATGCCAATTTTTTTGTAGATAACTTCAACCTCGTTATTTCAGGCAATATTCATTTAGAATCGATTGTTCTTCCTTTGGCTATTTCTTTTTTCACTTTTCAGCAAGTCGCCTACCTTATAGATGCTTATCGTGAAGAGACAAGAGAGTATAATTTTCTTCAATACTGCTTATTCGTGACGTTTTTCCCTCAGCTTATAGCAGGCCCTATTGTTCACCACAAAGAAATGATGCCGCAGTTTTTGGATGATAGTTGCTACCAATATAACCCTAAAAAAGTTGCTACCGGATTGTGTTTGTTTATTTTGGGCTTAGCTAAGAAGGTGCTGATTGCAGATGAGTTGTCGGTTTATGTGTCTCAGGTATTTACAGCAGCAGAACAGGGAGTTGTATTAGCCCCTATTGAAGCTTGGTATGGAGCCTTAAGTTATACATTTCAGCTGTATTTTGATTTCTCTGGCTATGCAGATATGGCTATAGGTGTAGCTTTACTGTTTGGTATATCCCTTCCATTTAACTTTAATTCTCCATATAAATCGTTAAACATTATAGAGTTTTGGCGAAGATGGCATATTACTCTTTCTCGTTTCTTACGAGACTATGTTTATATACCTTTGGGAGGTAATCGCTTAGGAAGCTTCAGAAGATACCAAAATTTGCTAATAACTATGTTACTCGGAGGTTTGTGGCACGGGGCTGGATGGACATTCATTATTTGGGGGGGGATGCACGGTGTGATGTTGGTTGTTAATCATCAGTGGCATCAATTAACTAGGTTTAAAGCAAATTATTATTTACCACGACAGGTGAGTATAGGCATCAGCTGGCTTATTACTTTTACATGTGTAGTGTTTGCATGGGTAGTATTTCGTGCAGAGTCTTTAGAGGTAGCAATGCAGATATGGAAATCTATGCTAGGGCTTAGTCCATTTTATGATAGTAGTGGGAGCTTATTCTACAATGACCTATTCAGAAAGCATTTTTCTGTAACTAAATGGATATTGGGGTTAACTGTTGCTGTATTGGTTTTACCAAATAGCTTGCAGATTGTCGGTTTACTTCCCGGTGCTGATAAAGTTAGATTCCGAGCTAACTTTGTTTGGGCTGTTTTGATTTCAATTCTTGCACTACATGTCATTCTTAATATGAATAACGTTAGTGAGTTCCTGTATTTTCGGTTTTGA
- the fis gene encoding DNA-binding transcriptional regulator Fis, translating into MFDSNTTTNTLSTMTSSATSTEVKERPLRDSVEQALRNYFAQLNGEDVSELYELVLSEVEAPLLDVVMQYTRGNQTRASIMLGINRGTLRKKLKKYGMN; encoded by the coding sequence ATGTTTGATTCAAATACCACCACAAACACACTTTCTACTATGACTAGCAGTGCAACTAGCACTGAAGTGAAAGAACGTCCATTACGCGATTCAGTTGAGCAAGCATTGCGCAACTACTTCGCACAGTTAAATGGCGAAGATGTGTCTGAATTGTACGAATTAGTACTATCTGAAGTTGAAGCTCCGTTGCTTGACGTAGTTATGCAATACACTCGCGGCAACCAAACCCGCGCTTCAATCATGTTAGGTATCAACCGCGGTACTTTACGCAAGAAACTAAAAAAATACGGCATGAACTAA
- the dusB gene encoding tRNA dihydrouridine synthase DusB, producing MQIGSYKLDNPVILAPMAGITDQPFRRLCWRLGAGLTVSEMVSSNPRVWNSQKSLNRMVHLDECGIRSVQIAGSDPELMALAAQHNVANGAQIIDINMGCPAKKVNKKLAGSALLQQPELVKQILDAVVQAVDVPVTLKIRTGWSPEHRNALQIAKLAEAAGIQSLAIHGRTRACMYKGLAEYDTIKAVKQEVSIPIVANGDITTPEQAKHVLDYTGADAIMIGRGAQGNPWLFREINHFLSTGQHLDAPKAEEVKEVMLHHLDNLYSHYGEYQGVRIARKHVGWYLKQLADTDEFRSQFNQLESALVQTSAIEQFFE from the coding sequence ATGCAAATAGGCAGTTACAAGCTGGACAATCCGGTGATACTAGCGCCTATGGCTGGAATTACCGATCAACCCTTTCGTCGCTTATGTTGGCGTTTAGGTGCGGGGCTTACGGTTTCGGAGATGGTGTCCAGTAACCCACGGGTTTGGAACAGCCAAAAATCACTAAACCGTATGGTTCACCTAGATGAATGTGGCATACGCAGCGTTCAAATAGCAGGTTCAGATCCAGAATTGATGGCTCTCGCCGCCCAACATAATGTGGCAAATGGCGCGCAAATCATCGATATCAATATGGGTTGCCCCGCTAAAAAGGTAAACAAAAAGTTAGCTGGTTCGGCGCTATTACAGCAACCCGAGTTAGTTAAACAAATTCTTGATGCTGTTGTACAAGCAGTTGATGTACCTGTGACACTTAAGATTCGTACTGGGTGGTCACCAGAACATCGCAATGCTTTGCAAATTGCCAAGCTTGCAGAAGCTGCCGGTATTCAATCTTTAGCCATACATGGTCGGACGCGAGCGTGTATGTATAAAGGTTTAGCCGAGTACGACACCATCAAAGCAGTAAAACAAGAGGTTTCGATACCTATTGTGGCAAATGGTGATATCACCACACCGGAGCAAGCCAAGCATGTTTTGGATTACACCGGCGCGGACGCCATCATGATAGGTCGAGGAGCGCAAGGTAACCCTTGGCTTTTCAGAGAAATTAATCACTTTTTAAGCACCGGGCAGCATTTAGATGCACCCAAAGCCGAAGAAGTGAAGGAAGTAATGCTTCACCACTTAGACAACCTATATTCACATTATGGGGAGTACCAAGGGGTTCGTATCGCTCGCAAACATGTGGGGTGGTACTTGAAGCAATTAGCGGACACGGATGAGTTTCGTAGCCAGTTTAACCAGCTTGAATCAGCCCTGGTACAAACGTCCGCGATTGAACAGTTTTTCGAATAG